The Mesotoga sp. UBA6090 genomic sequence TGGTGGCGTACCGGGCATATTCACGGCCCTAACGAGTATTGAGACTGCAGACTGGTTTGCGTATGGATTTGTTCCGATCGTTCTCGTACTGGGTATGCACTACGCGCCATTCGCCTTCATCTTGATCGGAGGAATTTTGAGAAACATGGATGCAAACCTCGAAGAAGCTGCTGTTATTTTAAAGACATCACGTTTACGCATAATCCTCAAGATAACTGTGCCCATAGTTATGCCTGCCATCCTTTCGACATTCTTGCTTGTATTTTCCAGTGCCATGAGTGCCTTTGCAGTGCCATCATTCTTGGGAGGTCCGGTGAGGTATCAGGTGCTCACAACACAGTTATACAGAACAATCAATGGAGTTAACCCCGGTGCCGGATATACCATCGCTTCCTTCATGATAGTTGTTGGGGTGGCAATTCTGACAATCAACCAGATAATCATTGGCAAGAGAAAGGGATTTACAACGGTAACCGGAAAGAGCGGAAACATTTCGCTAGTGAATTTGAGAAAGCTTCGTACTCCTGTTTCGGCAATCATGTTGGTTATCCTGGTTGCCGTAGCGGTAATTCCGTTGTTGACCTTTGCGGCGCAGTCTTTCTTTGTAGAGCCAGGGAATTATTCCTTAAGCAATCTCTCAACGATTTTCTGGACTGGAGAGGGTAGTCCAGATATCGCAAACGGAGAACCTGGTATTCTGAAGAACAAGTATGTTTATCAGGGGTTGTTCAACAGTTTCTCGCTGTCACTTGTAGTGGCGTTAATTGCTGGTACCATAGGGATTCTCATTGGGTACTCCGTCGCCAAAACCAGAGGAAAGTTCGGTTCCAATATGGTTGACAGGCTGGCCTTCTTCCCATATTTGATTCCTAGTATGGCATTTGGTGCTATATATCTATCGATGTTCTCCGTTCAACGAGGGTTTATACCGCCTCTTTACGGCACTTTTGCAATTCTAGCTCTTGTCGGTTCGGTGAAGTATTTACCCTTCGCATCCAGAGCGGGGATTAATGCAATTCTACAGCTCGGCAAGGAAATTGAAGAGGCCGCAATAATCTTGGGAGTCAGATGGTGGAAAAGGATGGTAAAGATAATCATACCGATTCAGAAGCCAACTGTAATATCCGGATATCTTCTGCCCTTCATCTCTAGCATGAGAGAGCTTGCTCTTTACATACTGC encodes the following:
- a CDS encoding ABC transporter permease translates to MKKLLNRLLAYFSKPEHAILLVLLIVLVYLTIVPLFYIGVDTLTVHSAEVRRVRGSSVGDFTTYHWEYVFNSAASDNLFYKPLTNTLLVAAATCAFALIVGGFFAWMVTRTNLRFKKSISTMMLFPYIMPSWTLAMAWLNFFKNKSIGGVPGIFTALTSIETADWFAYGFVPIVLVLGMHYAPFAFILIGGILRNMDANLEEAAVILKTSRLRIILKITVPIVMPAILSTFLLVFSSAMSAFAVPSFLGGPVRYQVLTTQLYRTINGVNPGAGYTIASFMIVVGVAILTINQIIIGKRKGFTTVTGKSGNISLVNLRKLRTPVSAIMLVILVAVAVIPLLTFAAQSFFVEPGNYSLSNLSTIFWTGEGSPDIANGEPGILKNKYVYQGLFNSFSLSLVVALIAGTIGILIGYSVAKTRGKFGSNMVDRLAFFPYLIPSMAFGAIYLSMFSVQRGFIPPLYGTFAILALVGSVKYLPFASRAGINAILQLGKEIEEAAIILGVRWWKRMVKIIIPIQKPTVISGYLLPFISSMRELALYILLVTPATSILTTMLFKYNEKGWNQYANAIVLLIIGIVLIFNFIINKVTGASLDKGIGG